The segment GGGGCCTGGAGTCCATGCGTCAGGGCAAGGGTCGACCCGCGGGCCAGGCATTCGCGGAGATTCGCAAGCAAAAACGCGGCGAGTCCGATTCGTGACATACCGAGTCTTTCTTCAGCCTGAGGCTGAGTCGGGAATCCATCAGTCGTACGACTGGCTTGCCGAACAATCGCTGACGGCGGCGGACGAATGGCTGAGCAGAATCGAAGCCGCGTACGCATCTCTGTCGGAGCTGCCCGAGCGATGCCCACTGGCGCCCGAGTCCGACTTCTTTGATGTTCCGATCCGACAACTGATCTGCGCAAACCATCGAATCCTCTTCACCATCGAAAAGAGCGTCGTTCACATTCTGCACATCCGGCACACGGCGCGGTTGATGCTGGGTGAACACGTCGACCGGCGCGAATGATGTAACCGTTGTCCATGTACGCCCATGCCGTAGCGGAGTCATGCGTCTAAACCCCCGGACTCGACGATGACGGGGAAGCCGCGGCGGAGGGGGGGGAGATCGGCTTCGAGGACGCCCTGGACTTTTGGCCAGAGTTTGAGGGCTTCGGCGACCATCCAGAATTCGAGGAGCAGGATGATGATGGCGGCGGCGACGAGGTGATATTGGCCTTTGGGCCAGAAGCCGTCGGTGGGGTTGAGGAGTTGATA is part of the Planctomycetia bacterium genome and harbors:
- a CDS encoding type II toxin-antitoxin system RelE/ParE family toxin, whose translation is MTYRVFLQPEAESGIHQSYDWLAEQSLTAADEWLSRIEAAYASLSELPERCPLAPESDFFDVPIRQLICANHRILFTIEKSVVHILHIRHTARLMLGEHVDRRE